The DNA window ATTATGAACATTCCACCTTCTCACTTTTACAGCCAAATCACCAGTattatagctttaaaaaaaatctttttttcctaGGAAATATTCCACTGTCGAAGGGACATAAAATACAGTAAGGATAAGATGTGGTATTTGGCAAAACTGGTAAGAGAAAATTTTAACTTTGTGCAATGTACTTGGTAGGAAAGCGTAAAATTTTTAAATTCCTATATTTCTAACTTATTGCTTTGGATAAGCAGAAACCTGCATCAGCAAGTTTTTTCAGCTTTTGTATTGTAAAATCTCTGGAAAACTCTTCTCATGCTTTTCTATAAGCTTGCTCATCGAGTGCAGATGactaatattttgcatttctgtagAGCCAACTAACCGCTGTTCAGCAGCAGATGGTGGTAGGAATTTTGGTCAAGGACCATCATTCCCTTATGAAAAATTGTATGGCAATTGGCTTCTGCACTAAGACTTTTTTTGTGTGGCGGCTGGGACTAGGGGGCTAAAAACTTTGAAATTTAATTACAATATCAGCATTCTTCCTGGCACTGCAAtcttaaataacatttttttttctcttttgttcaGAAGGGTTTAATTTTTCTGTAAACTTTTCCTAATTCCAGGTAAAAGGAATGTCAATTGATCAGGCTCTTGCTCAGCTGGAATTCAATGACAAGAAGGGGGCAAAGGTGATCAAAGAGGTATATTGTGCAATTCTTCAGCAGTTCGGTGTCCAAACAGACGTTTTCAAACTCATACCTATATCAGAGTTTCCAGAGATGTTCCATTAAGCCCACCTGGAATATTTTGATCCAATTTTATTGGTTACAGTAATTAATTTATTCTGCTCTAATTTGTCCAGGCATTAATGACCTCTGCATACAATATTTTAGTAACTAGTAGTAATACAGTGCATATGAGTGTTCTCTGGTCATAATGACCAGCCTTCAAAAACATTTAAACTCATGTCTCTGAGCTTATAgcttaaaacatgttttgaattTATAAGTTGTAGGTTACAAGAAGGGAGAATAGCTGAGTCTTGTATGAAAATCTCTGTTGTTGTCTTTGTTGCAAGTGTCATAGGCCTCTTAAACAGGTGACCCACTTGCTCACTAGGGGAGGCATCAGTTTTCAGTACAAAAATACTGAAGTAAAGCATGTCCATTTTCACCTTGAAATAGTGAACTGCAGTGGTTAATCCTGCACAACCTCAGAAATTGCATTTCTAGTCTACAGTGGGACACTTCATGAAGATAAATATAAGAATAGCCATATTGGGTCAAATCAATGGtctgtctagtccagtatcctgtcttcaggcagtggccagtgccaggtgtttagaggcaatgaacagaacagggcaattttcaaGTTATCCAGCCCTGTCTGTTACCCACTCCTTCTGGCAGTTAAAGGCTTGGGACACCCAGCACATCGGGTTGCATCTCAGGTCTATCAGTGGCTCTTAGCCAGGATGATcaatcttccatgaacttatcaaattcttttttgaacccagttatagctttggccttcacaacatcccctggcagtggattccacaggttgactatgtgttgtgtgaaggagtactttcttttgtttgttttaaatctgctgcctgttaatttcattaggtgatccctggttcttgtgttgtgtgaaggggtgttaaaaaaagagggggggggatTTAAAGCTGGCACTTGGTGAAAAAAATTAGAATGAGTGCAGAAAATAAATCTTCAAATCCTTATCTGCATTTAGAATAAAAGTTGGTCACCATCAGTTTGTGCCCCAAATTTAACATCCCTCTAAATTGTTACTTCTAGGGAAATTGCACAATATTGtaaatatttaagtgtttttgTGAATCTCTTAAGCccaattttttaaacatttaaacattgtagccccttttgaaaatgagatcaAGGTTCCTAAATCAGTAGTGCAATGCCTAagtaccttttaaaaacaaactgggCTTAAATCACTAAGAACTCTTAAATGCTTTTGTGGGCCCCGTATGTTACATCATGCTACAGAGAGGGTTGTTGCTAATGTATGATAATCCTACTAGTAACAGCATTAGAATGGACAGTGAGAAAGTATCCCATGAAGCAATCTTTAACGTTTAAATTAAATTCTAAACTTTATATCTCAATTTCTTACTGACCTTTCCCCTTTAGCTAAAATACTTCTGTGtttaatttgtcaaaactgaatcGGCATCCAAATATGTAGAAAAAGAACCTCCTTCTAGAGTACAGGTCAAATTCATCACTGGCATAAGCATGCGCAACTCCACTGATGCTAATGGAGATGACCACTTCCACCAGTGGTGAGTTTAGCCCTACATCTGCACCTATATCACAGCTACACCATAGACCATCCCTgccattttcaaagcttctctgaaaGAGAGAAATAGGCCTCCCTGCTTGTACTCTCATCCTTTTAGAATCCATTTCTACTACTAAATTTAGAAATGAAAACAATTACAGGTATCTTTACGGAGATGAGAAATTGCATTGCTGTAATTCATgttcaacatttattttctttcactATAGGTTCTTCTGGAAGCTCAAGAAATGGCAGTGAGAAAACACAATGTAGAATTCAAATCAAATTTATACATAGGTAAAACTTTTTTcttatttcttaattttttttaaaattgcttctGCCACCGGGAGGCgggcagagcagctgctgctggagcctagAGGAACACTCAGTGACTGCTCTGGCAAGAGGTACTGgcggctcccccttcccctgtcctgccccactcaactcttctccctctctgctcccccctgtcctgccccactcaccACTTGCCCCAGTTCCTGGGGGTGTGGACTGGGTAAGGAGGGGGGTGATTGAAAAAATGTGGGGACCGCTGTGCTACAGGGTTGCGGCCTACTCCAGATGCAGTCCTCCTGCCTCAAGGTCCAGGTAGCTACTGACCATGCTCTGCCCTGAGgctctttttatatgggcctgatTGACTCTTTGGAGCCTATATATGGGCCTATCTGCTGTGCAACGAAGGTCACTTTAAGGTAACATGAGGAAGATCCGATGACATTCCCTCTATGAGTGCAAGGTTGGGTGTTCAAATTATGAAAATATCTGGTAAATACATTGAGTGCTGTGGGCAGCGGAGATTCGACAAAATGGAATCTAAGTCTCCACTAAGAATGGAGGAGACAGGAATCTGTTACCTTATGTTAATTGTTACTGATGAGTAGTTGGAGCAGTCATTAAAGGGACACTGTAAAACCTGGTAGGCCCTAAAATTAGCTTCTCTTTTTTGGTGTTTTCATTCACTTTGTGCAAAGTATAAAAAGTATGCACACGTAATTTATTCAATCAACATTAGTGGTCTTAAAGAATTCTCTCAGTCATGAGCTACTCTATAACAATTCATTATGCatgaaataaaatggaaaaaaatgtctgGAGGGAAAGGAATTTGAGGGTGCTTATaaaaaatgccgcccccccccccaatgtccAGTTAAAGGTTCTAGTAGCTCCCTCACACTCTGAGACTCTCCcatttcttttcctcttcttCTAGCTGATTCCTTTTCTGGAAAAGGCCACTATCTGAAACGGATTCGCTACCATGGCCGAGGCATGTTTGGCATCATGGAGAAAGTCAAATGCCATTACTTTGTGAAGCTGGTAGAAGGCCCACCTCCCCCTCCGGAAGCACCAAAGACTGGATTTGACCAAGCTAAGGAATATGTGCAGCAGCTCCGAAACAGAACCATTATTCATACACTATGACACACTAATCca is part of the Mauremys mutica isolate MM-2020 ecotype Southern chromosome 8, ASM2049712v1, whole genome shotgun sequence genome and encodes:
- the MRPL22 gene encoding 39S ribosomal protein L22, mitochondrial; its protein translation is MAAQVVSGAGAAWARNLLSWARPERLLASCSISLLSNIQTRTYLQNAGRWEKKNRIVYPPQLPGEPRRPAEIFHCRRDIKYSKDKMWYLAKLVKGMSIDQALAQLEFNDKKGAKVIKEVLLEAQEMAVRKHNVEFKSNLYIADSFSGKGHYLKRIRYHGRGMFGIMEKVKCHYFVKLVEGPPPPPEAPKTGFDQAKEYVQQLRNRTIIHTL